Proteins found in one Micromonospora sp. WMMD1082 genomic segment:
- a CDS encoding DNA polymerase IV, translating into MGRSQSLPRGGDSRFGPGADDAGCPILHVDMDAFFASVEVRHRPELRGQAVVVGGVGPRGVVSSASYEARRYGVRSAMPTMRARALCPHAVFLAPDFTRYSAASRAVMQIFRDVTPLVEPLSLDEAFLDVTGARRLFGPPATIARRIRERVAAEQGLTCSVGVASSKFVAKLGSTRAKPDGLLVVPADRVLDFLHPLPVAALWGVGERSEQALLRLGLRTIGDLAQASVGMLRTALGEAATAHLRELAWGRDPRRVSPEQTEKSIGAEVTFDVDVDDPTEIRRTLLALAEKVGVRLRGAGQVGRTVSLKVRTADFRTVTRARTLDVPTDVAREMFDTVWALYTALHPGERIRLLGVRAEGLAATQETPRQLALGEPERGWREAEVAADAAAARFGRSVIGPASLLHGREPRRNENPTRP; encoded by the coding sequence GTGGGCCGCAGCCAGTCGCTACCCCGGGGCGGCGATTCCCGGTTCGGGCCCGGCGCCGATGACGCCGGCTGCCCGATCCTGCACGTCGACATGGACGCCTTCTTCGCCTCCGTGGAGGTGCGCCACCGGCCCGAGCTGCGCGGCCAGGCCGTCGTGGTCGGCGGTGTCGGCCCGCGCGGCGTGGTCAGTTCCGCCAGCTACGAGGCCCGGCGATACGGCGTACGCAGCGCCATGCCCACGATGCGGGCCCGCGCTCTGTGCCCGCACGCGGTCTTCCTCGCCCCCGACTTCACCCGCTACTCGGCGGCCTCGCGCGCGGTCATGCAGATCTTCCGTGACGTCACGCCGCTGGTCGAGCCGCTCTCCCTGGACGAGGCGTTCCTCGACGTCACCGGCGCCCGGCGACTGTTCGGCCCGCCCGCGACGATCGCCCGCCGCATCCGGGAGCGGGTCGCCGCGGAGCAGGGGCTGACCTGCTCGGTGGGGGTAGCGTCGAGCAAGTTCGTGGCCAAGCTCGGCTCGACCCGGGCCAAGCCCGACGGTCTGCTGGTCGTCCCGGCCGACCGGGTGCTCGACTTCCTCCATCCGTTGCCGGTCGCCGCGCTGTGGGGGGTGGGGGAGCGCTCCGAGCAGGCGCTGCTGCGGCTCGGTCTGCGGACCATCGGTGATCTCGCGCAGGCATCGGTCGGCATGCTGCGTACCGCACTGGGCGAGGCCGCCACCGCGCACCTGCGCGAGCTGGCGTGGGGCCGCGACCCGCGCCGGGTCAGCCCGGAGCAGACGGAGAAGTCCATCGGCGCGGAGGTCACCTTCGACGTGGATGTCGACGATCCGACCGAGATCCGTCGTACGCTGCTCGCCCTGGCCGAGAAGGTCGGTGTCCGGTTGCGCGGCGCCGGGCAGGTGGGGCGGACGGTGTCGCTCAAGGTGCGGACCGCCGACTTCCGCACGGTCACCCGCGCCCGCACCCTCGACGTGCCCACCGACGTGGCCCGGGAGATGTTCGACACGGTGTGGGCGCTTTACACCGCTCTGCACCCGGGCGAGCGGATCCGCCTGCTCGGCGTCCGGGCGGAGGGGTTGGCGGCGACCCAGGAGACGCCGCGGCAACTCGCCCTCGGCGAGCCGGAGCGGGGGTGGCGGGAGGCGGAGGTCGCCGCCGACGCGGCGGCTGCCCGTTTCGGGCGGTCCGTCATAGGACCGGCCAGTCTTCTCCACGGGCGTGAGCCGCGACGAAATGAAAATCCGACCCGGCCGTAG
- a CDS encoding DUF3040 domain-containing protein → MPLSEHEQRLFEQIERSLAEDPKFASAVRASDPRFHARRRLLVAAGLIIAGLALLVYGAVIKTPPLAVAGFVVMLASAAFAVQSHRRAQSPDLHVVGGTASRRRSRGRAGRRPGFLDRMEDRWRQRPEGHR, encoded by the coding sequence GTGCCGCTCTCGGAGCACGAGCAGCGGCTGTTCGAGCAGATCGAGCGGTCGCTTGCCGAGGACCCCAAGTTCGCCTCGGCCGTGCGCGCCAGCGATCCGCGCTTCCACGCGCGGCGTCGCCTGCTCGTCGCTGCCGGCCTGATCATTGCCGGCCTGGCGTTGTTGGTCTATGGCGCGGTGATCAAGACTCCGCCACTGGCAGTGGCGGGGTTCGTTGTCATGCTGGCCTCGGCCGCGTTCGCGGTGCAGTCGCACCGCCGGGCGCAGTCACCCGACCTGCACGTCGTCGGGGGCACGGCGAGTCGTCGCCGGTCCCGGGGCCGTGCCGGCCGGCGGCCGGGCTTCCTCGACCGGATGGAGGACAGGTGGCGGCAGCGCCCGGAGGGCCACCGCTGA
- a CDS encoding DUF3488 and transglutaminase-like domain-containing protein, producing MIAHRNMGLVAAAATLLAAAPLSAIFERWTWLIQAVIAVAAVAAAAALSRLGRTPLWVQALAMLGGLTLALTWLFPSGAELLAVLPTPATFGHFAELLGNSLGDMRSHGVKVPDTDPLLFITVLGVGSVAVLVDVLCVGLRRPALAGLPMLAIYSVPVAIYVDSVPPVPFAIGAAGFLWLLVTDNVDRVRRFGRRFTGDGRDVDVWESSPLAAAGRRLAVVGLALAVLVPLAVPGMTAGLMTGFNSGVGSGIGPGFGGPPGRVDLFAALSGQLNQSQVTDLVKVTTTEEEPFYLRFGVADDLRTDGFRVRGPNGRRVTGDLPDPSGQSVPGVERTRQRATVEVSRELNMPLLPVYAEPVSFAELGNNWFYDPNLQVVFSNRDNSRGKQYAFDYVRSTYTPQALRRAQPLPADLPLRRQQTVTPDVPEVRALVEDLIQDARTEYDKVRAIYDYFSEDNGFSYRLSTEQGTSGQAILDFLENKVGYCQQYAAALAWMIRDAGIPARVAFGFTNGSRRSDDTRTLTNRNLHAWTEVYFDQIGWVPFDATPAYGVPGSTRSAWAPDTDAPEESTPQTGTADTPDETDPSAEADRGPDQFEDGADPGAVGGSDTPDQQAPVWPWLAAAGVLALLLLLAVPALRRLALRRRRGRPAPAIRTVDVPDGDSAGSGEPVVLVGVDLDRARADAHAAWDELIDTLVDYRIRVDRTETPRATADRLARERLTTDTEAGSAVRLLGRAEERARYARDPLTGEPLPAALRTVRGALAGQADRRTRLVATVLPPSVLHRWRTAVADGSSRLVNSAGQLRRRLQRFSPRRLIASRAAR from the coding sequence ATGATCGCCCATCGGAACATGGGTCTGGTGGCCGCCGCCGCGACGCTGCTCGCCGCGGCGCCGCTGTCGGCCATCTTCGAGCGCTGGACGTGGCTGATCCAGGCGGTCATCGCGGTGGCCGCGGTGGCCGCCGCGGCGGCGCTGTCCCGGCTTGGTCGGACCCCGCTCTGGGTCCAGGCGCTGGCCATGCTGGGCGGCCTCACGCTCGCCCTGACCTGGTTGTTCCCCAGCGGTGCGGAGCTGCTGGCGGTGCTGCCCACCCCGGCCACCTTCGGGCACTTCGCCGAGTTGCTCGGCAACTCGCTGGGGGACATGCGCTCGCACGGCGTGAAGGTCCCGGACACCGATCCGCTGCTGTTCATCACCGTGCTCGGCGTCGGCTCGGTGGCGGTGCTGGTGGACGTGCTCTGCGTCGGCCTGCGCCGCCCCGCCCTGGCCGGCCTGCCGATGCTGGCCATCTACTCGGTGCCGGTGGCGATCTACGTGGACAGCGTCCCGCCGGTGCCGTTCGCGATCGGCGCCGCCGGCTTCCTCTGGCTGCTGGTCACCGACAACGTGGACCGGGTCCGCCGGTTCGGCCGGCGGTTCACCGGCGACGGCCGCGACGTCGACGTGTGGGAGTCGTCCCCGCTGGCCGCCGCCGGCCGGCGGCTGGCGGTGGTGGGGCTCGCGCTGGCCGTGCTGGTGCCGTTGGCCGTGCCGGGGATGACCGCCGGGCTGATGACCGGCTTCAACTCCGGCGTCGGCTCGGGCATCGGCCCCGGTTTCGGCGGTCCACCCGGCCGGGTGGACCTCTTCGCCGCGCTCAGCGGGCAGCTCAACCAGTCCCAGGTGACCGACCTGGTGAAGGTCACCACCACCGAGGAGGAGCCGTTCTACCTGCGCTTCGGTGTCGCTGACGACCTGCGTACCGACGGCTTCCGGGTGCGCGGCCCCAACGGTCGGCGGGTCACCGGCGACCTGCCCGATCCGTCCGGGCAGTCGGTGCCGGGCGTGGAGCGCACCCGGCAGCGGGCCACCGTGGAGGTGAGCCGGGAGCTGAACATGCCGCTGCTGCCGGTCTACGCCGAGCCGGTCAGCTTCGCCGAGCTCGGCAACAACTGGTTCTACGACCCGAACCTGCAGGTCGTCTTCTCCAACCGGGACAACTCCCGGGGCAAGCAGTACGCGTTCGACTACGTACGCTCGACATACACGCCGCAGGCGCTGCGCCGGGCCCAGCCGCTACCGGCGGATCTGCCGCTGCGCCGGCAGCAGACGGTGACGCCCGACGTGCCCGAGGTGCGGGCCCTGGTGGAGGATCTGATCCAGGACGCGCGCACCGAGTACGACAAGGTGCGCGCCATCTACGACTACTTCTCCGAGGACAACGGCTTCAGCTACCGACTCAGCACCGAGCAGGGCACCAGCGGTCAGGCGATCCTCGACTTCCTGGAGAACAAGGTCGGCTACTGCCAGCAGTACGCGGCGGCGCTGGCCTGGATGATTCGCGACGCGGGCATCCCGGCCCGGGTCGCCTTCGGGTTCACCAACGGCAGCCGGCGCAGCGACGACACCCGCACGCTGACCAACCGCAACCTGCACGCCTGGACGGAGGTCTACTTCGACCAGATCGGCTGGGTGCCCTTCGACGCCACCCCGGCCTACGGCGTACCGGGCTCGACCCGCTCGGCCTGGGCGCCGGACACCGACGCCCCCGAGGAGAGCACGCCGCAGACCGGCACGGCGGACACGCCCGACGAGACGGACCCGTCGGCCGAGGCGGACCGGGGACCGGATCAGTTCGAGGACGGCGCCGACCCGGGCGCTGTCGGCGGTTCCGATACTCCGGACCAGCAGGCGCCCGTCTGGCCGTGGCTGGCCGCCGCCGGCGTACTGGCGCTGCTGCTCCTGCTCGCCGTGCCCGCGCTGCGCCGGCTCGCCCTGCGCCGCCGTCGGGGTCGGCCGGCACCGGCGATCCGGACGGTCGACGTTCCGGACGGGGACTCCGCCGGCTCCGGTGAACCGGTGGTGCTGGTCGGCGTCGACCTGGACCGGGCGCGGGCCGACGCGCACGCCGCCTGGGACGAACTCATCGACACGCTGGTCGACTACCGGATCCGGGTGGACCGGACGGAGACCCCGCGGGCGACCGCCGACCGGCTGGCCCGGGAGCGGCTCACCACGGACACCGAGGCCGGGTCGGCGGTCCGCCTGCTCGGCCGGGCGGAGGAGCGGGCCCGCTACGCCCGGGATCCGTTGACCGGCGAGCCCCTGCCGGCGGCCCTGCGGACGGTGCGCGGTGCGCTCGCCGGGCAGGCGGACCGGCGGACCCGGCTGGTGGCGACGGTGTTGCCGCCGTCGGTGCTGCACCGGTGGCGTACCGCCGTCGCGGACGGCTCGTCGCGGCTGGTCAACTCGGCAGGTCAGCTGCGCCGCCGACTACAGCGGTTCAGCCCGCGCCGGCTGATCGCCAGCCGCGCGGCCCGCTGA
- a CDS encoding DUF58 domain-containing protein codes for MRDGLRGLTTRGRSFLAAAVVAAVSAGILGEKDLLRVSVLLAVLPLLAALYVGRSRYKLACHRSLEPHRVPVGANARVVLRLQNMSRLPTGTLLLEDRLPYALGSRPRVVLERLGAHQASSVAYTVRADVRGRYEVGPLVVRMTDPFGLCELSRAFPGTDRLTVVPQVVPLPSVRLPGEYAGSGESRARSVAVHGEDDAATREYRRGDDLRRVHWKSTARTGELMVRREEQPWESRATVLLDTRAYGHQGDGPTASFEWAVSAAASIAVHLRQAGYKLRLVTGSGADVDASEGAGDGLLLDQLAEVRLDNRVEITTLVQHVRQRADGGLIIGLFGSLSTAEAELLAGLRANGATCVCFLLDSSAWLNLPTQARAEADQAHDSAALALLQSGWRVIGVDHGGRLPALWPQAGRSSQGFALRAAMAETVAGSVR; via the coding sequence GTGCGTGACGGGCTGCGCGGGCTGACCACCCGCGGCCGTTCCTTCCTGGCGGCCGCGGTGGTGGCGGCCGTCTCCGCCGGCATCCTCGGCGAGAAGGACCTGCTGCGGGTCTCCGTGCTGCTGGCGGTCCTGCCGCTGCTCGCCGCGCTCTACGTCGGCCGCAGCCGCTACAAGCTCGCCTGCCACCGGTCGCTGGAGCCGCACCGGGTGCCGGTGGGCGCCAACGCCCGGGTGGTGCTGCGGTTGCAGAACATGTCCCGGCTGCCGACCGGCACGCTGCTGCTGGAGGACCGGCTCCCGTACGCCCTCGGCAGCCGGCCCCGGGTGGTGCTGGAGCGCCTCGGCGCGCACCAGGCCAGCTCCGTGGCGTACACGGTGCGCGCCGACGTGCGCGGCCGGTACGAGGTCGGGCCGCTGGTGGTCCGGATGACCGACCCGTTCGGTCTGTGCGAACTCAGCCGGGCCTTCCCCGGCACCGACCGTCTCACGGTGGTGCCGCAGGTGGTGCCGCTGCCGTCGGTGCGGCTGCCCGGTGAGTACGCCGGCAGCGGCGAGAGCCGGGCCCGCTCGGTGGCGGTGCACGGCGAGGACGACGCGGCCACCCGGGAGTACCGGCGCGGCGACGACCTGCGCCGGGTGCACTGGAAGTCGACCGCGCGCACCGGGGAGCTGATGGTGCGGCGGGAGGAGCAGCCCTGGGAGAGCCGGGCGACGGTGCTGTTGGACACCCGCGCGTACGGCCACCAGGGCGACGGCCCGACGGCCAGCTTCGAGTGGGCGGTCTCGGCCGCGGCCAGCATCGCCGTGCACCTGCGGCAGGCCGGTTACAAGCTGCGCCTGGTCACCGGCTCGGGCGCGGACGTCGACGCGAGCGAGGGCGCCGGTGACGGGCTGCTGCTCGACCAGCTCGCGGAGGTCAGGCTGGATAACCGGGTGGAGATCACCACTCTGGTGCAGCACGTGCGGCAGCGGGCCGACGGCGGCCTGATCATCGGCCTGTTCGGGTCGTTGAGCACCGCGGAGGCGGAGCTGCTGGCCGGGTTGCGGGCCAACGGCGCCACCTGCGTGTGTTTCCTGCTGGACAGCTCCGCCTGGCTCAACCTGCCGACGCAGGCCCGGGCCGAGGCCGACCAGGCGCACGACAGCGCCGCGCTGGCCCTGTTGCAGTCCGGTTGGCGGGTGATCGGCGTCGACCACGGCGGCCGGCTGCCGGCGCTCTGGCCGCAGGCCGGCCGGAGTTCCCAGGGGTTCGCCCTGCGGGCGGCGATGGCCGAGACGGTCGCCGGTAGCGTGCGATGA
- a CDS encoding MoxR family ATPase has product MTQQTWDDVGGLLPYDEFRAASDAIVANIEQVIEGKTATVRLALAVLLAEGHLLIEDVPGVGKTKLAKALARSIDCSVRRIQFTPDLLPSDVTGVSVYNQETHDFEFRPGAVFANLVVGDEINRASPKTQSALLECMEERQVTVDGVTYQLQTPFMVIATQNPIEMEGTYPLPEAQRDRFTARIAMGYPDPTAELAMLDAHGAVDPLPGLRPVSDADTVRRLIGHVRQVHVADAVKQYAVDLVTATRESPDLRLGASPRCTLQLLRTARAVAALDGRDYVLPDDLQVLAVPVLAHRIIPTADAQLARRTTDAIVADLVHRLPLPHDRKRSPYDTRPPTTGNGRAPFEPRRP; this is encoded by the coding sequence GTGACACAACAGACCTGGGACGACGTTGGCGGTCTGCTGCCGTACGACGAGTTCCGCGCCGCGAGTGACGCGATCGTGGCCAACATCGAACAGGTCATCGAGGGCAAGACCGCGACCGTGCGGTTGGCCCTGGCCGTCCTGCTCGCCGAGGGACACCTGCTCATCGAGGATGTGCCCGGCGTCGGCAAGACCAAGCTGGCCAAGGCGCTGGCCCGGTCGATCGACTGTTCGGTACGCCGCATCCAGTTCACGCCCGACCTGCTGCCCAGCGACGTCACCGGGGTCAGCGTCTACAACCAGGAGACGCACGACTTCGAGTTCCGTCCGGGTGCCGTCTTCGCCAACCTGGTCGTCGGCGACGAGATCAACCGTGCGTCCCCGAAGACCCAGTCGGCGCTGCTGGAGTGCATGGAGGAGCGGCAGGTCACGGTCGACGGGGTGACGTACCAGCTCCAGACGCCGTTCATGGTGATCGCCACGCAGAACCCAATCGAGATGGAGGGCACGTACCCGCTGCCGGAGGCGCAGCGCGACCGGTTCACCGCCCGCATCGCCATGGGATACCCGGACCCGACCGCCGAGCTGGCCATGCTGGACGCGCACGGCGCGGTCGACCCGCTGCCCGGGCTGCGGCCGGTCTCCGACGCCGACACCGTGCGCCGGCTGATCGGCCACGTCCGGCAGGTGCACGTCGCCGACGCGGTCAAGCAGTACGCCGTCGACCTGGTCACCGCCACCCGCGAGTCACCCGACCTGCGGTTGGGCGCGTCCCCCCGGTGCACCCTGCAACTGCTGCGCACCGCCCGCGCGGTGGCCGCTCTCGACGGGCGCGACTACGTCCTCCCCGACGACCTGCAGGTGCTCGCCGTGCCGGTGCTGGCGCACCGGATCATCCCCACCGCCGACGCCCAGCTCGCCCGGCGCACCACCGACGCGATCGTCGCCGACCTGGTGCACCGGCTGCCGCTACCGCACGACCGCAAGCGCTCGCCGTACGACACCCGCCCGCCGACGACCGGCAACGGCCGGGCGCCGTTCGAGCCCCGGAGGCCGTGA